Below is a window of Gossypium hirsutum isolate 1008001.06 chromosome A12, Gossypium_hirsutum_v2.1, whole genome shotgun sequence DNA.
AAACCTAAAACCTGATGTTCCTGTCAGCAGTATGTTGGGTATGTATATACTGAAGCATTAAGTGTAATAATTGAGCTTTTGCTTTCCTCCTTTATGCCTTCATTCACGCATCCTGTATCATATGCTAACTTAGTGTTCCTTGGTACAGTGGATTGTGTTCTTTTGCCTTCTGATAAGGGTATGCCAGCCAATACTGTTTTGGATAAGAAAGAGGTTCAGGTGCCATCTTCAGAAGCAAGTTTCTCAGTCGTAAAGACTTCTGAAATGACAACCGAAAAAGGTGCTTCTTGTGAGACTGGTGAACAGTTCTCATGCAAGATAGTTGATCAGTCATTGTTAATGAAGAATACCACTACACTTGAAGGCGAAAATGGAAACCAAACACTTTGTGGAGTCACATTGGAGGTTGGAAAGGATATGCACTCATCATCTATTGTCTCTGATTCAACAGTGAGGAAGACTGATGGTGACAAAGCTCTAGTTATCTCTGAGGTTTCTACAGATTCTGCAGGTGACCTATAATTCATAGTATATCTTGGTTTACAGTTAGCTAGTTATTATCTCAActtaaatttgaatataataaaattCTTATTAGTTATTTCTTATACATCAATCCTTTAGGGTGCGTTTGGTACTTCTATTTGGTAGTCTTCCATAGCCAGTGCATTCATTTAAATGCCTGTTTCACTGTTTTCCTTATCTTGTTATTATGGCGCTGTCAGGTGATGCTTCAACTCAGCTGAACAAGACCTTGATGAATTCAGTGCCTTCAACTTCAATGGAAACCTCCCATAATACTGACCAAAATCACCATAAAGATAATAATTCCAGATTGGTTTCTGAAGAGATCAGTGGTCGTGTTGCTGTGCATCAGGTTGATGGTGAGTTTCTTTATCAGTTTTTTCTTGAAgtgattaaaatttaatattttatgccTTTCATGGTGGAACCCATCCTTTACTGTTGTCCCCAGTCATTTTCCCTTAGATTGTTCATTTTTTGTGTTGGTAAAAAgtttgttttcttctttctttgctaTCCCTCCACTCTCCTTTGGGCTCTCGAGATGGatctttctttgtttttaactTCTTTATTTTGTCATGTTGAATGGTAActcaaatttttattgtttttagagATGTAAAAGTCCATGAATAAATTGCATGCTTAGCCTCTTTCATGCGACTGTTTTTCATTTGAGACCATTTCATCAGTTTTTTCTGTTTTCCTCCCACAATTTTCATGTTATCATTCTCATGGGTTATTTTGATTTTGCAGTTGATCCTGCAAAGGCTACTTCCTTTGCTTCTGTGCCTTCATCTGAATCTCAAACTAAGTTTCACATGATGGAAAGTGGAAGTAGCAGTGCTGATCTTGACAATCCTTCCTGTGGCTCTCCAATTGTCATTAGAACTTCTGAGCAGTCACAAGGTAAAATTGAAAATGGTGTGAAAAGATCCAAAGATCAGAGTGCTGTAGCATCTGGTGTCACTAATGAGGAAGCGAACAAAGAGAAGTCAATTTCTCAGGATACAGAAGGAAATGATGCAACTCCAGGAGACAAAAGTTTCACCTTTGAGGTACCTCCATTTTTAGGTGTGTCTGAACAAGAATCTGGAAAGAATTGGCAACCTTTTTCGACCATGCAACACGACAAAATATCCCGGTAAAGTTTCATTTTCCAAAGTGATGCATATggttttgttaaaaattccattttGTGCTCTACTATTGTCCTGCTTCTTGTCTTCTAGCTGAAGAATTTTAAGAAGTATGATTCTACTTTTTGTTTTTCATTCCGGTTATGCTCTATCCCTCATGCACTTGCTCTCTCACTCTTTGTCTCATACAAGAAGGCCATGGAAGGAACTCCATCAACCTCTGGCTTAAGCAAAGCGGGGGCCAAGGCTGCTCGAGAGACAAGTTGTGCAAATCTTCAGGCACCTAAAAGGGAGGATGTGCGTGGTGGCCTCAAAGGGACTTCTGAGCGTAAAACAAGACGAACAGGTGGTAAGAGTGCAAGTAAGGAAGCTGCTAAAAAGGGAAATGCTGCAAAAGAGATAACCCCTGCAAGGGAATCAGAAAGAAGTGATAGAACAAGTAATGTGTCACTCAGTTCTGCTGGAACTGGTCAACTTGTGCAATCCAATGAGATGCAGCACTATGGACATATAGAAGGCGGTAATATGAAACCATTTGGTGTTCTTTCTACTTCAGTATCTAGTCTGCCAGACTTGAACACATCAGCTTCTTCATCTGCAGTTTTTCAACAGCCTTTTACAGATTTGCAGCAAGTTCAGTTGCGCGCTCAGATTTTTGTATATGGAGCTTTGATGTAAGACTTGTAACTTCCATTTTGTCTTGgcatgtattaaaattttgtgcATGTGCTTTGGTATTCTTGTCAACTCCAGTTGTTTCTGGTATTGCATTTTCATTTAGTACGTTTGATCATCTGAGCACATCTATCTAAATGTTTTGAATAATGTTGCCGCAGACAAGGAACAGTACCTGATGAGGCATATATGATATCAGCATTTGGAGGACCTGGTTAGGTTTCTTATCTCTAAATATGTTATCTTTGGGACTTTTATACAGATATGTTCACTATTTTGGGCTGTCTGCAGATGGTGGAAGAACCATTTGGGAGAATGCTTGGCGAGCAGGTACTGAGAGGGTACATGGTAAAAAATCACTTCTTGTTAGCCCTGAAACTCCGTTGCAGTCTCATATAGGTATCTTTGCTCGTCTTAAGTTGTTGAAATAGTTTCTTCTGATTCTGTTATCTATTAATTTTGTGCCTTGGTTGAGATGCTCAGGTGCTAAAACTTCTGATCAATCGATCAAACAAAATACACTTCAGAGTAAGGCTACATCCTCACCTGCTAGTCGTTCTACCAGCAAGGGTACTCCAACAACATCAATTGTAAACCCAATTATACCCCTTTCATCACCACTATGGAGTATTCGTACACCTTCTGGTGACGCCCTTCAACCTACTGGCTTTCCAAGAGGTGCAGTTATGGATTATCAGCTAGCAATTTCTCCATTACATCCTTCAGCTACAAGGAATTTAATCGGACACAATTCTTCTTGGATGTCCCAATCCCCTTTTCGTGGCCCCTGGACTCCACAGACTTCTGCATTTGATGGCAATGCTGGTTTTCCTGTGCGTCCGATCACAGAAGCAGTTAATTCAAATCCTGGAATAGCATCTGTGCCTCATTCTTCTAGCATGAAACAGGTTTCTGCAGTTCCTGTGGTCCAGAGTGGAAGTCCTGCCAATATTTTTGCAGGGACTCCACTGCTTGACACAAAAAAGGCAACATTAAAACCTGGTCACCATTCTGCTGATCCAAAGCCTAGAAAACGGAAAAAGTCTACAGTTCCTGAGGAGTCTGGGCAGAGTATACCTCATTTTCAATCAGAGTCCCATTGGCTACTGTTGTGGTTAGTCAGACCTCTACACCTGCTGCAATTACCATTCCTGCTACCAATATATCCAAGTCCACTGATAAATTCATTACATCTGTCTCTGGTAATCATCTCAAAAAGGGTGACCAAGAATCAGATCAGAGGGCTAGTCTCTCTGAAGAAACTCTTAGTAAACACAAAAATGCTCAGAAGCATGCAGAGGATGCTGCTGCtcttgctgctgctgctgttaATCGCAGTGAAGAAATATGGAGGCAGTTGGACAAGCACAAAAATTCAGGGTTGGCACCAGATGTTGAAACTAAATTGACTTCCGCAGCTGTTGCAATAGCAGCAGCTGCTGCTGTTGCAAAGGCTGCGGCTGCGGCTGCCAATGTTGCCTCAAATGCTGCCTTACAAGCAAAATTGATGGCTGATGAAGCATTGGTTTCAAGTGGCTACAGAAATTCCACTCCCAATAATGCAATATCTGATAGTGGGAAGAGGTTGAGCGAGGCTACTCCTGCATCCATCTTAAAGGGTGAGGATGCTGCTGCTAGTTCAAATTCTGTCATTGTTGTTGCCAAAGAAGTTGCTAGAAGGAGGGTAGAAGCAGCTTCAGCTGCTGCAAAGCAAGCTGAAAACATGGATGCCATTGTTAAAGCTGCTGAGCTGGCAGCTGAAGCTGTGTCACAGGCTGGAAAGATTGTTGCTATGAGTGAACCTTTCTCATTGGCTGAATTGGTAGAAGCAGGTCCAGAAGCATATTGGAAAGTACCCCAAGCATCCCCTGAGCCAGATGGTGCTATTAGAGAGCAGATAAACATAGGTGGTAGCATGGAAGCTCCTGGTTCATCTGTTGGGCATCTAAAAGAGGTTCCTGGGGACAAGAGGGAAAAGCAGGATAACCACAGAAAGTCACCCACTCATAGAGAGATGACCAGAGAGTCTATGGAAGATCGTTCTAGATTGACAGATGGCGGTTTGGCTCCTGTTGCAACAagtgaaaaagataaaaaaggaCAAAAGAGGCGCAAAGCTTCAGATTTTGCCAAAACTAAAGGAGTTGCTTCTGAATCTGAGATTGGTTTTGAATCACCTTTGATGATCACTCAGACTGACCATGAAAAAGCAGGGGAAACttcaaaagataataatataagGGAAGGCTCGCATGTTGAGGTCTGTGACTTTTATTGAAATATTACTTGAGATTTTGATCTTTAGTTGAAATACACTTATATTTGATGGAAATTTGACAATGTAGTACTGAGTTTGAAAAAAATTGCATTCATTTGTCCTAGTTACCAGATGGAAATGTTGAAGTTTTATATACACATATTATTGATcttatattatatttgatttgtttaCAATTTTACTATCTCATGCCCAGGTATTGAGAGATGGAGGTGGGTCAAGAGTAGCATGGTTCCTGGCAGATATACTGAACTTGAATGATGGCAAAGCTTATGTGTGTTACAATGAACTTCGACAAGAGGTGAGCTACCACAACAACTGTAACTTATGTTTTAGCTGAATCAACTGAGTTATGTTAACTATGAAAGCAGATCTGTTAGAATTCTTGTCCTTAATTTTTATGTAATTCCTTGTTGATGTGTGTGCAATTTTACTCTCTTTGGGGATCTCTAGGCTGAATCACAAATTTGCTTGTATGAATTAAATGCACCAGAGTGAGGGTATATTTCTTATGGACTTCTCTGCATAGAAACTTTCAAGTTTCTTATGGAAAAACAGTTTAGATGTCTTGCAATATGCACAAACATCAATAATGGTTATCTTAACAAACCTTTTTGACTGCTTGTCTTACAGATGGTGATAGGCTAAAGGAATGGGTGGAAGTTGAAGGTGATAGGGCACCTAGGATACGCTGTGCTCGTCCTAGTACAGCTATGTCATTTGAAGGAACAAGGAAGAGACGCAGGGCAGCCATGGGGGATTATAATTGGTCTGTTGGAGATAGGGTTGATGCATGGATGCAAAATAGGTATGCATGCAATGTTTTTTATATCTTCTTTTACCTATTTCTTGCAGTCCATTGGACAGAAATGGTACTGTTGAAGATTATGGGgacattataaaatatatatgaggaAGTAGAATTTTGGATAATTTGTCTATATTTCTAGCCAACCTTTAGGATATCCATTAATACCTTTTTGTGCAACCCTACGATTTGTCATTTTGTAATCTGACAAGATATTCACCTTTTGATGTTTGAACAAACTGATTTATGCTAGAATGCATTTTTATGCCCTGTTTTTCTGGATGGCTTTGGACTACCTTTGTGAATCAAATGCTATTTATTTCCCATCAATCATGTATTTCCTTGTGCTAGAGGGAAGGAGAGTTTCAATTCTATCAAGttgtttcaattttaattatcaaGGAATGAACTGATGTTTGAAATTATTATGTTCATTTATTTGGCTTTCAGCTGGTGGGAGGGAGTTGTCATTGAGAAGAGCAAGAAAGATGAAACTTCATTTACTGTCCATTTTCCTGGTATGCATGACCAAGTAGAACAGTTATTAACGATCTGGATTGTAATCTGCTCAGTAGAAAAGTCTATACAGCCTCTGCTCTGAGaataataaaactttattttattgtttttattgcaGCTCAAGGAGAAACATCTGGTGTCAAAGCATCGCTTCTTCGTCCTTCTCTGATGTGGAAGAAAGGTAGTTGGGTTGAATGGTCCAGCTTTGTTGATAATAATGAGTCTTCCCGTGAGGTGTGATATGCTAGCTTATACTTGTGATTGATGCTTCTCTCATGATACTTTGATTGCTTCTTGGTGCTAAGTCATTGATCTATTTTTCAGGGTGATACCCCACAGGAAAAGCGACAAAGGTTAGGCAGTCCTGCGGTTGAAGCCAAAGGGAAAGATAAGTTTTCAAAAAATGTTGACATTAAGGAATCTGGGAAACCTGATGACACGAAATTGCTGGATTTATCTGCAAACAAAGaaatatttaatattggtaaAAGTACCAGAGATGAGAGTAAACCTGACTCACTGAAAATGATACGTACTGGTttaaagaagaaaggatcaggaGTGGTTTTTGGTGTTCCTAAGCCTGGAAAGAAGCAAAAGTTTATGGAAGTAAGTAAACATTATGTTGCAGATCAGAGTAGCAAGACTCATGAAACTAGTGATTCAGCCAAGTTTACAAAATATTTAATGCCTCAAGGATCTGAACCTCGTggaacgaaaaataaaattgaaccaAAACGAATGGCTGTATCCAAGCCCAAGATTCTCAAGTCCGGAAAATTGCCTAGTGTTTCTAGTAGAAGTATTCCTCAGAAGAACTACTTATCAAACACTATGGTTTCTGAACCTGAGAGTGTTGTGGCCTCAGATGTGTCAAAATTGGAGGATTCTGTAAGCCATGCTGAGAATGTATCAGGAAAGCCAACCTTGATGGAGTTCAGATCATTTTCATCTTCTGATGGAGCAGCAGAGGGCCCGGTCTTATTTTCTTCTGTGGCTGTCTCATCAGATGTACCCCTCAAGAAAACTTCAGCTTCAAATACTAAATCTGAAAGGATTAATAAAGGGAAATTCGCGCCATCTGGTGGGAAATTGGCAAAAATCGAGGAAAAAGTTTTCAATGATGATACAACAAAAACAAGTTCTGAAGGTGTTGAACCTCGTAGATCTAATCGCAGGATTCAGCCAACATCAAGAGTAAGTTAATAGATATGATCATTCATTTCATAAGTTGTCATTATACTGCAGAATCAAAATTTCTAGATCTAAATCTATTTCATATGCTAAGTATActgctcttttcttttttgggaaaatgaattgaaatttttttttcttgtacaTCATGTACCCCTGTGAGCTTTGAGTTGTGCTTTGAAAAATTCCTTGCTTGCAAACGGTTGACAATTTATGTGTAAGATTTGATTCCGGGTTTCAGACTCTTTAGGGAACAAGTTGAGAAGTAGAGGTTTGCTTGGAATATAGGAACAACATTTCCCGTAGGAAAATGAATTTGACGGTGTGTTTTGCAAATTTGTTGAATTCTTATCCTATCTACTGGTATTGGGGTGAAGAGATTTCAAGCAGCATCTTTTCcatatttctatttttctatcATAATCTAGGAAATCAACATTGAGATATGACATTAACATATTTGGTTAGACAGATATGtgtctaaaatataaaattgttacTGGGTATCACATAGAATGTTTTGTTGAATGAAAATGGGAATTTATAGAGTTTTACTTTTGCTGTTTTTACTACTTTAAGAAGAATAGTTGTGCTTGGTGCCAGCTACATATTAAACTAGGATATGTTTCTTCCCTGTATGATGTCACTTAACCCTAAGAATTCTTTGCCCGTCTTCTGCTCACTTGTCTGAGTTCAGTGATGTCGATAATATATATGTTGTCAGGAAGAAGGGAAATCTATTATAATCACTAACCACATTTATTTTCCTGCATTTACAATTTGTACTGATATGGTTACGGATCTTGTTTGTTGCCCACAGCTTTTGGAAGGGCTACAAAGCTCGTTGGCCATCTCAAAAATTCCTTCTGTTTCACTCGACAAAAGTCACAAAAGTCAAAGTAGAAGTATGAGAGGTGAAACTTAAATTTCATATCGCTCTATTCTCAAATCAACATTGCTGTCCTTTTAGCCTTCTTTGTTATTAAACGTACAATGATTCATGCAATTGTAACTGTCTGGAAAATAACAGGTTGAGAGGTGCCCTCCTGCAACTAGGGGAATCCAGTCTTAAAAGAAATTCAGCGAATAGATGACCAACATACACCAGTGTAGCTTTGTGTAAATTATCAGATGATAGAGGAGAAAGCTAGGAACGAAAATTTGcttctttgtatttttgatgtAGCggtagatatatacatatatatgtttagtGTTCTTTAGTTTTATTTAGAATTATTATAATCTGATCTGTCTAGGCCATGCTCTTTTGTATATGGAACGTCTTTAAGTAGTTGGGTTTGATAATTGAAGTGCAGCATCGGAAGTGATATCAACCCATGTATTTTGTTGCATCTAACTGCTCATTGCTTATTCAGCCTTCTTTGCTCTCTTCGTGGACCTAGATTACTTGGGGTTTCTTCTAGTCTTCTGTTGACCCAAAAGGAATCAAATAAAGATCAGGCttcaaacctttttttttttcaatttatcatgATAGTTTACATGTGTAAGATTTATTTATTACTCGAGAAAGTCGTATTTGTCCTCATGGGTAAGCGTTGCAGACATTCAAACCCGAGGAATGGTTTCTTCCAAATCGTTTGTCGGAAATATATATCTTAGCACTGCTGTGACAAATCTATTGGAAATGAACTTGAGTATTGAACGCTTGATTTGAATACCGtctaattataaaaagaaaaagaactaaatataattcgaatactgtctaattataaaaagaaaaagaactaaatatGGTCCAAACCAAAGAATCTCTAGTATCGCACATACCTATCTACCTAGCAAATATATTATGAATAGTCACAATTTCTTAAAATTACCTTTGCCTGTACAAAGATTCAATTCCTTTTTCTCGTGTCTACTCGATAAAAGAGAGAAGAAACAAGGGAAACCTTCCCTGACCGGGTTTTGGCTCAAATCAACTGGCATGTTCTGTCGGATTTTGTGCCTGCTTAACAAAAGATGGCAGAGATGCAATCAGATTAGAAACACTTGTTCATCCCCCTTGGCTCCTAAAACTGGCTCTTCTTCCTTGCTTCTGTTCTTCAATCCTTGATTTCCTCTTACTTGTTCCGACTCAGGATCTCCGTTCTTTTTGCAAATACATGAATATGGATATTCATGAAATTCACCACGTCCTGGTCTCATCTCATCTGGCTCTCCCATGCATCCTCTTTGAACTGCCTTCACCTTTCGGGCAAAGGTGTCCCAATCCATCTTATCCCTTTCCATAAACAAAGAGCTTAATCTCTTGGCATTTGGTCTTATAGTCCTTTTGTGCCCCATGTATCTCCTTTGAATCCAAACAAGCAATCATGAAGAATTAAAGAAAGTTCAAAGAGAATCAACCCCATGCTAAATACGCAATAAAACAATGGACGATGTAAAATGCAGAGAAATAAACAGATACACGCCTATGGAGCTCAGGGTAAGCAGCTTGGTACCAAATATTCAACTAATGTTAATAAAAGCTGATGCAATACATATTCTCAGCATGGGCCCACCAAAGGGGTAAATCTAACATTACAAGCCCCACATTGTATTACAGGTATGCAAATCAATGCAGGACCATGTTAAGAGCATTATTTTGCTTATAGTTGATGTCTTTAGAACCTGGTCGAAATTTCACATCTTTAAATTACTTCAACAGATAAACTACTAGATAAACATAAAAGTTAGCACCTATACACCACACTTGGGACTCTaccagaagaaaaaaaaaaagcatgatGCAAGAAATAACAAGATTTCTCACCTTCGACCTGCTAGAGTTCTTGCCATATTTCCATTATTATTGGTGACAAAAACATCACTTTCATCACAAACAATGTAGTCTATGGCAGCAAGGCGAGAAGAGAATGGAAGAAAAGGTTTCAGCTCTTCATTGGCAAGCCTTTCTTTTGTGTAGAAGTTTGGAAATAGATCTCTTAGTGGTCGCAGAGTCTCTTCTCCACCATATATTTCTCCAGATGCAACATAAATGTATGTGTCATTTGCAAAACCAAGTGCCCGCAGCATCAATCCTACTTCATGAGGAGTGAGTGGACATTTACCTCGACTCCTCTCTCCATCAGCATCTAAATCCTGCACAAATGTGAAGATGAGTGCAATTTTACTAAAATGCAGGATGcagtaaaaaaaaaaggttggtaCTGCTGAAAACAATTATTATGGTGTATAGTAAAGAAAGAACTGGTGAGAAGCCATAAAAAATGGAATCTCACAGGTAATGTTTCCCATCGTTTTCGTATTTCTGCAAGTTCATATCTCTCCTTGTCCCCTCCACCAAAGTAACAACCAGAAAATGCTAGCATATCAGGTTCAAATCTGTAATGAAATAAGGTTTGAGTTATATCAGGAAAACAGGtattagaattttaaattattcttaAGGATGTTTCTCAATGCAAATGAGCCAATGTGCTGTTATTGAATACACATGCACTCAGATGCAGCAGTGCTGATGCAGAAAGTAGTCATTGGATATGATGTCATGCATAACAGcaaaatgtatacatataaacGAAGTGAAGTTAAGATGCCTTTCCAAAATTCCAAGGATTGGGCACTTAAGGGAAAGGCATTCTACAATGTCACTAGCTTATCTggcttaaaaaatttcaaatcagatCACCACCTGAAAGTGAAGGGACTGAAAATAAGTCTAGTCATACCAATTCCTAAGTATGCCATTTTATATGCAAATGCATCCCCAAGGATTACTGACAAACCTTATTTCAGGATGCAGATCTAATATATTATTGCTTTAAAAACCCTTGACATGCACATCTAACCATCTGGGATAAGGAACAAACCTCAAATGGACTGCTATAAAACGTATTGCCATTTCACGCATTCTCAATACAAGTTTCTGTCCAAGTTCTTGAATAGGTTTTGTAAATCTTAAAGCATGAAAATTAGCCCGGCAACGCAATTTTTGTAGCTCTTCATCAATGTTGTTGGCCAGTCTGTAATCAAACTTTGTTAGTTGAAGGACCTACAAAATTTTCAGAGAGTTAATTGCTGCACTTTCACACAAAAACCATAATATCCTAGAAAATGTATAATACATATATTCTAACAACATATGATTCAATTACCAAGatataaagaacataaaagttaaGGAAATTGTTAAAACTCTGCCTTTGAACAGCACAACCAGGAGAGAGAGAAGGGAAGGGGGGGGGAAGAGGGAATGAAGAAAGATCAGAAAGTTCAATTCTGAAAATTATATCTACAATCAACCTAAATAGCATTAGTGAAAAGAGTATTTGAAAGAGATCTTACACGTCTTCGTTTAAGTATTGGCAGAACTTGGTCTAGATAATATTCTGGAGGGGATTTCCTTGGGACACGCATACTGTAAGGATTTTTCTCCATTGATCGCATGAATTTATCAGGAACTTTTTTTACAATggtaacatcttttactaggtaaGAAATGAACCAGTTGACATCAAAAATGTTGACAAAGTCACTGCATGTCAGGGGAAAAAACCTTAACAATTGAACAGAGGAATAGGATATTAATTTGAACTTCTAATAGGCTGATTCAACTTACCTATTATCCTTCCAATACGAATTATGATCTAACTCAGGTACCACTAAGGTTGCATTTAGAACCCATGCGACAACTACAGCATCAGATATCTGTGCGGCATTATCAAATTATGAATTCTAAACAAATAGTACTATCCAAGGTCAGTGAGGATAATAAATTCAGTATGATGCCTAAATCTCAGAGGCACACCAAAactcaatttattcaaatcaactcAAATCGTATTGGTTTGAATAATACATAATGCAGGAGTCACAATACTAAGTAGACACACATAAATAAGTTAGATATGCCATTGAAGGAGTTAAAAATATCTTCCATTAGGATATTTACCGAAAAATAAAGcataatgtgtaaaaatttccACTTACTCCTGTTCTTTGTTGATTCAGTCCACCACTTGCAGCAATAAGCAAATAACCATTTGATGATCGCTCACGTACAGCATCTAGATATCAAATATCAATGTAAATGATGAATCAGTGAACTTAAGAGACTGGTTTggtaaattttaaatgaaaacagTGTCAAATAGATTCTTTCTAAGAGGTAAAAACAGATGATACTAGACATCAGGTATTAGAACCATTTTACTAGAAAATTATGCTACAAAGAAAAGAAGTATCACAAAGTTGCCCAACAAGAATTAATTCCATCTGATTCCCCTTCAGGGAGAAATCATCAAGAATTagttttattcttcaaagttaaaCACCAACATTATCAGCTAACACATCATAAACATAGGCAAATTCAAAGCTCATAATCTATTTAAGCAAAAGAAGCAGTCAAGGTAGATTGCATTGTTGTTTAGGTGCCTAGACTTGCAAAATGCAAAACTATCGTCCTCGTGTTTCTATTAATAGTCGAAAATGTTGGAATTAGATATGTCCTTGATACAACATACAATTAATTGATTGCTTAGCTCTTTCTTACCTCAGGACCAAACAATTTACTGACTGccatcaaaaaaatttaaaactactGTCTCTCAATCACAAACTTAGAGAGATGCACATAATTTTGAATTTCCAAAACAAAAACCGAGAACTTTGCATTACAAGTAATTAAGATAAACATCCAAAGCAACAATCTTAGCATCAGTTAACATGTTGAAAAACAAGCGCATAATTTCAGATAAAACACATTTAAGGAAAGTAATCATTCCTGTTATGATTGAAATTTGCTTCTTAAATCTTAATCCAGTCCAGCTTTTATTTAGAGAAACCAAAgtttccaaaaataaaatgaaaattaacgtACGAGGAAATTTACGACTTCTTTTGCTGCATCCATAGAAACTTTGTCCATTTTCAGATTTCCATATATCAATCGGTCCTTTATTACTTCCATCCTGCAGCATTTGCATCAAATtagcataaaatataaataacaattataataaataaatacataaatgaaagcgaaattattctttatttttcactGTACCAATTTGAAATAGAGTTTTTGTTTCACAAGTCGCCGGGAATACCAGTCGAGATCAGAGACCACATGTCCGGTGAAGAGCG
It encodes the following:
- the LOC121211472 gene encoding uncharacterized protein, whose protein sequence is MLVDCVLLPSDKGMPANTVLDKKEVQVPSSEASFSVVKTSEMTTEKGASCETGEQFSCKIVDQSLLMKNTTTLEGENGNQTLCGVTLEVGKDMHSSSIVSDSTVRKTDGDKALVISEVSTDSAGDASTQLNKTLMNSVPSTSMETSHNTDQNHHKDNNSRLVSEEISGRVAVHQVDVDPAKATSFASVPSSESQTKFHMMESGSSSADLDNPSCGSPIVIRTSEQSQGKIENGVKRSKDQSAVASGVTNEEANKEKSISQDTEGNDATPGDKSFTFEVPPFLGVSEQESGKNWQPFSTMQHDKISR
- the LOC107886070 gene encoding O-fucosyltransferase 29, which produces MGGAKAWMFSVVSVNLNGSVLSNKHVCWRWRSSAAQQSKPISWSLVFGLMLFSLGIVSLFTGHVVSDLDWYSRRLVKQKLYFKLDGSNKGPIDIWKSENGQSFYGCSKRSRKFPHAVRERSSNGYLLIAASGGLNQQRTGISDAVVVAWVLNATLVVPELDHNSYWKDNSDFVNIFDVNWFISYLVKDVTIVKKVPDKFMRSMEKNPYSMRVPRKSPPEYYLDQVLPILKRRRVLQLTKFDYRLANNIDEELQKLRCRANFHALRFTKPIQELGQKLVLRMREMAIRFIAVHLRFEPDMLAFSGCYFGGGDKERYELAEIRKRWETLPDLDADGERSRGKCPLTPHEVGLMLRALGFANDTYIYVASGEIYGGEETLRPLRDLFPNFYTKERLANEELKPFLPFSSRLAAIDYIVCDESDVFVTNNNGNMARTLAGRRRYMGHKRTIRPNAKRLSSLFMERDKMDWDTFARKVKAVQRGCMGEPDEMRPGRGEFHEYPYSCICKKNGDPESEQVRGNQGLKNRSKEEEPVLGAKGDEQVFLI